TCTGCCAAAGGCAGACAGCCTGCTTGCCAATGAGAGTGAGAAGGATCGCCCGGAAGCGGGTAACAATGCGAAGCTCGATCAGCAGTACGCAATGCAACTCGAGTACCGGGCTTTGCTCGAACTTGCAGAAGGCCAGAAGCGTGGCGCTGACGAGGCGATGCGCTCCTTCGATGCAATGGAGGCCCTCGAACGCACGTCACGCGGAGACGTCGGGCCGCGGGTACAGCTGCTGTGGATGGGGCAGCAGTTGGGATGGGAGCCACTCATTCCTGCGGTAGAGCGCCGTCGCATCCTGGAGCGTGCGCTGGCCATCGCAGAGAACTACGCGCCCAGGTATCCGCAGGTCCTCAGCGCGGAAATCCGAATCGCCATGTGCAATCTGTTGCTCGGGCGGCTCCTCCGGGAGGAACGCAAATTCACAGAGGCGGCGACGAAATTCGAAGCAGCGCGCCAAGCCCTGGTCATCGCTCGCAAAGGCGTTCCGGATCCGCAGGAGGTCGACCTGGTCGAAAGCCAGGTGGAGGCGGAGGCGTCGGGAAATCTAGACCGCACAGACGCTTGTATTCAGCGAATTGGTGCGCGCTATTTCTACTCATTCCTGAACGGGCGGCAACAGATCGCAGCCTGTGCAGCCCGTTAGCTCGAGGTAAGGGCGTGGGCCAGCCATAGCCGGCCGGAGGCCCAGTCGCGGTGCACGGTAGCTACGGATATGCGGAGAAACTCTGCGACTTCATCGACCGTCAGACCGCCGAAGACGCGCAACTCCACGACCTTAGCCTGCCGCTCGTCCATCGCGGCCAGCCGGTCGAGAGCCTGGTCAAGCTCATCGAAGAGCACGGGGTCGGATTGCGCTACGTCAGGAGAATCCGAGAGATAGACCATCGTGCAGTCTGCACCGCGCTTGGCTGCGTTCTTGCCCTCGCCATGATTGACCAGGATGCGGCGCATCATCTGCGCGGCCACGCCAAGCACCTGCGCGCGGTTCCGGAAATCGACGCTGTGCTGTCCCAGCATCCGTAGATACGTTTCGTGGATCAGGGCAGTGGGCTGCAGCGTGTGTGACCCTCGCTCGCGGCTCATGTAGATATGGGCGATCCGGTGCAGCTCTTCATAGAGCTGCGGCATCGCCGCGTCGAGAGAGATCTTGTCCGGTTTGGGCCCGCCCATCTTCGCCTTCAGCGTAGCGCAGTTCCTGGAGTTTGAGAAGGTGAGCGGGCGGCACGCCGCAAAAGGAATTTGGGCTGGGTGAGAGGTTT
This genomic interval from Acidobacteriaceae bacterium contains the following:
- a CDS encoding ECF-type sigma factor: MGGPKPDKISLDAAMPQLYEELHRIAHIYMSRERGSHTLQPTALIHETYLRMLGQHSVDFRNRAQVLGVAAQMMRRILVNHGEGKNAAKRGADCTMVYLSDSPDVAQSDPVLFDELDQALDRLAAMDERQAKVVELRVFGGLTVDEVAEFLRISVATVHRDWASGRLWLAHALTSS